One Orrella dioscoreae genomic window carries:
- the leuB gene encoding 3-isopropylmalate dehydrogenase, which produces MTHKIAVLPGDGIGPEIVEQAVRVLRALDQPFQIDEAKVGGAAFDAFEHPLPPATLALAKASSAVLFGAVGDWKYDSLPREFRPEQAILGLRREMGLFANFRPAILYPELANASSLKPEVVAGLDILILRELTGDIYFGKPRGVRTAEDGPFKGEREGYDTMRYAEPEVRRIAHLAFQAAMKRNKRLCSVDKANVLETSQFWRDIVIEVSQEYPDVALSHMYVDNAAMQLVRAPREFDVIVTGNLFGDILSDEASMLTGSIGMLPSASLNAAGQGLYEPSHGSAPDIAGKNIANPLATILSAAMLLRYSLDLSPLADRIEGAVRKVLADGLRTADIFEDGTTKVSTSEMGDAVLKALR; this is translated from the coding sequence ATGACCCACAAGATTGCAGTCCTTCCCGGCGACGGTATCGGCCCCGAGATCGTCGAGCAGGCCGTGCGCGTGCTGCGCGCGCTGGACCAGCCTTTCCAGATCGACGAAGCCAAGGTCGGCGGCGCGGCCTTCGATGCCTTCGAGCACCCGCTGCCCCCGGCCACCCTGGCGCTGGCCAAGGCCTCGTCGGCGGTGCTGTTCGGCGCCGTCGGCGACTGGAAGTACGACAGCCTGCCGCGCGAATTCCGTCCCGAGCAGGCCATCCTGGGACTGCGCCGCGAAATGGGTCTCTTCGCCAACTTCCGCCCGGCCATCCTGTATCCGGAGCTGGCCAATGCCTCGTCGCTGAAGCCGGAAGTCGTGGCGGGCCTGGACATCCTGATCCTGCGCGAACTGACCGGCGACATCTATTTCGGCAAGCCGCGCGGCGTGCGCACGGCCGAGGACGGCCCCTTCAAGGGCGAGCGCGAAGGCTACGACACCATGCGCTACGCCGAGCCCGAGGTGCGCCGCATCGCCCACCTGGCCTTCCAGGCCGCGATGAAGCGCAACAAGCGCCTGTGCAGCGTGGACAAGGCCAATGTGCTGGAAACCTCGCAGTTCTGGCGGGACATCGTCATCGAGGTCAGCCAGGAATATCCGGACGTCGCGCTGTCGCACATGTACGTCGACAACGCGGCCATGCAACTGGTGCGCGCCCCGCGCGAGTTCGACGTGATCGTCACCGGCAACCTGTTCGGCGACATCCTCTCGGACGAGGCCTCGATGCTGACCGGCTCCATCGGCATGCTGCCCTCGGCATCGCTGAACGCGGCCGGGCAGGGCCTGTACGAGCCCAGCCACGGCTCGGCCCCGGACATCGCAGGCAAGAACATCGCCAACCCGCTGGCGACCATCCTGTCGGCCGCCATGCTGCTGCGCTACTCGCTGGACCTGTCGCCGCTGGCCGACAGGATCGAGGGGGCGGTGCGCAAGGTGCTGGCCGACGGCCTGCGCACGGCGGACATTTTCGAAGACGGCACCACCAAGGTGTCCACCTCGGAAATGGGCGACGCGGTGCTGAAAGCGTTGCGCTAG